In a genomic window of Acidilobus saccharovorans 345-15:
- a CDS encoding NADH-quinone oxidoreductase subunit L, which produces MTVVHAYWLTWSWTWLAPFTGAGLLALLWLAGVRREQVYSIISVLSVLASALVSTAALYYVLADHEVIYATSAWYWDSLLRVHVGVYLDGLSAIMATVVSWLSFLIDLYSVEYMKGDWGVQRYFFFISFFVGSMMLVVTASNLILMFVGWEGTGLASYALIGHWYTDEEEYWVGVPRSTALGKPMYFEPSTSGVRAILFTRVGDVGFIIGMTGLFALVGSMSIPAIASSAGSWMAFLASRGLLAIFLFVFTLGALSKSAQFPFFEWLVTAMTGPTPVSALIHAATMVKVGVYYMLRFAPIFFVGALVAASLGAPAAVAQVHEYFLLVASLAAVTLFMMATMAIVNHEFKLILAFSTAEYLGYMILAVAAGGLAVVTGNYAAMAYAEMAGLAMLIAHAVFKAALFLVAGYALHASESRFIDDMGNFWRYMKATGISTWLAGLSLAAVPPFLGFFAKELVLGAVERTAVYSLYALAVIAVVFTAAYITRLIVRVFHLPPLNKEAEGKHYHEAPALMLIPYAILGLASIVLGAAWFYVGYWVASGVGETLDIRVTPPFMPSIDLTTIVITAVVIIDILGVALLYMRRHSLVYLLQKSDALKAIHSFLFNRWYVNSAIYYLFLDSFAGLSWLLNVVNRGIDLFYHYVLPKAGELASRGLRGLLRGRTDYILTLYLFMMVIIGILMFMAWR; this is translated from the coding sequence ATGACGGTGGTTCACGCGTACTGGCTAACCTGGTCATGGACCTGGCTTGCCCCGTTCACTGGGGCCGGCCTACTTGCCCTGCTCTGGCTGGCAGGGGTGAGGAGGGAGCAGGTCTATAGCATAATAAGCGTGCTCAGCGTGCTTGCCAGCGCCTTGGTTTCAACAGCTGCGCTCTACTACGTGCTAGCAGACCACGAGGTCATATACGCCACTAGCGCCTGGTACTGGGATTCTTTGCTGAGGGTCCACGTTGGCGTCTACTTGGACGGGCTCAGCGCTATAATGGCCACTGTAGTTTCGTGGCTCAGCTTCCTAATAGACCTCTACAGCGTCGAGTACATGAAGGGTGACTGGGGAGTTCAGCGCTACTTCTTCTTCATATCATTCTTCGTGGGCAGCATGATGCTTGTAGTGACCGCAAGCAACTTGATACTTATGTTCGTTGGGTGGGAGGGCACAGGACTTGCGAGCTACGCGCTCATAGGCCACTGGTACACCGACGAGGAAGAGTATTGGGTTGGTGTCCCCAGGAGCACCGCCCTAGGAAAGCCCATGTACTTCGAGCCAAGCACGAGTGGCGTCAGGGCAATACTGTTCACCAGGGTAGGCGACGTAGGCTTCATCATAGGTATGACTGGCCTCTTCGCGCTGGTGGGGTCGATGAGCATACCAGCTATTGCCAGCTCCGCCGGCAGCTGGATGGCGTTCCTAGCGTCAAGGGGGCTCCTGGCCATATTCCTCTTCGTGTTCACGCTGGGCGCCCTCTCCAAGAGCGCCCAGTTCCCCTTCTTCGAATGGCTTGTGACAGCTATGACCGGTCCAACCCCCGTTTCAGCGCTGATACACGCAGCCACCATGGTTAAGGTCGGAGTTTACTACATGCTCAGGTTCGCTCCCATATTCTTCGTTGGAGCCCTGGTGGCGGCGTCCCTTGGGGCTCCCGCCGCCGTTGCCCAAGTACATGAGTACTTCCTGCTGGTGGCATCCTTGGCGGCGGTGACGCTGTTCATGATGGCCACTATGGCCATAGTTAACCACGAGTTTAAGCTCATACTGGCCTTCTCAACCGCGGAGTACCTGGGCTACATGATACTCGCGGTGGCCGCGGGCGGCCTTGCAGTGGTGACAGGCAACTATGCGGCCATGGCCTACGCCGAGATGGCAGGGCTTGCAATGCTGATAGCGCACGCCGTGTTTAAGGCCGCGCTCTTCCTGGTGGCCGGCTACGCGCTCCACGCCTCGGAGAGCAGGTTCATAGATGACATGGGCAACTTCTGGAGATACATGAAGGCCACAGGCATCTCGACGTGGCTCGCAGGGCTCAGCCTGGCCGCGGTGCCCCCGTTCCTGGGCTTCTTCGCAAAGGAACTTGTCCTAGGCGCCGTCGAGAGGACCGCCGTCTACTCCCTCTATGCCTTAGCTGTAATAGCGGTGGTCTTCACAGCGGCCTACATAACAAGGCTTATAGTCAGGGTGTTCCACCTGCCGCCGCTTAATAAGGAGGCTGAAGGCAAGCACTACCACGAGGCACCTGCACTAATGCTGATACCCTACGCAATACTGGGCCTTGCCTCAATAGTACTGGGCGCCGCGTGGTTCTACGTGGGTTACTGGGTTGCCAGCGGCGTCGGGGAGACCCTTGACATAAGGGTGACCCCGCCGTTCATGCCGTCCATAGACCTTACGACAATAGTCATAACTGCCGTAGTGATAATAGATATCTTGGGCGTCGCGCTGCTCTACATGAGGCGTCACAGCCTGGTGTATCTGTTGCAGAAGAGCGACGCGCTCAAGGCTATACACTCCTTCCTCTTCAACAGGTGGTACGTGAACTCGGCGATATACTACCTGTTCCTTGACTCCTTCGCGGGCCTCTCGTGGCTGCTCAACGTAGTCAACAGGGGCATAGACCTCTTCTACCATTATGTGCTCCCTAAGGCCGGCGAGCTGGCCTCAAGGGGTCTCAGGGGCCTCCTGAGGGGCAGAACTGATTACATATTGACGCTTTACCTCTTCATGATGGTGATTATAGGCATACTGATGTTCATGGCATGGAGGTGA
- a CDS encoding complex I subunit 4 family protein yields MILPYPLLWITVILPVLLGIIAWPLRSRSGLHALFYLSAASLIIPLLIIVYGYASGALETGSLVDPLYFNLTRYSVGTIALGIDGLSAPVIIGLSIVTSFVAIYSIKYMETRISEMEESGERPPSLGTYLLLYNIFAATMLGLAYSTNLVEFYVFLEGSLISSFLLIAFYGYGDRRRISLLYFVWTHIGAVVFLTGVLYLGYLTHSFDYLTLLNGQLVSVGSVEYIGSAATLIAALLLFGLFVKMAVFGVHMWLPYAHAEAPTPISALLSPNLIGLAGYAIARFVIPLFPTQMESWRDFLLGLAFTTIIYAGLVSLRQTDFKRFLAYSSISQMGYMLLGLATLNEYGIMGAMLIYLSHAIGKALLFMSAGVFITEAHGLRDITKMGGLARRYPLVAALALFGFMNLAGLPPSIGMWSEIFVVLGVVKSLLFINLATMFGLSLLLIVALTITAAYSFITMRRVFYGQPRSKVEARERVDGFKLAMLAVAVFGVVFFLAINPLTTGLSAAISHVVLLSGFGGGP; encoded by the coding sequence ATGATACTTCCGTACCCGTTGCTCTGGATAACCGTTATCCTGCCCGTGCTGCTTGGCATCATAGCCTGGCCTCTCAGGAGCAGATCAGGGCTTCATGCGCTGTTCTACCTGTCGGCCGCCTCCCTCATCATCCCCCTCCTCATTATCGTCTACGGCTACGCCTCAGGGGCTCTGGAGACGGGGAGTCTGGTGGACCCACTTTACTTCAACTTAACCAGGTACTCAGTAGGCACTATAGCCCTTGGTATAGACGGGTTATCAGCGCCCGTGATCATAGGGCTCTCCATAGTGACCTCCTTCGTGGCGATCTACAGCATAAAGTACATGGAGACCAGGATAAGCGAGATGGAGGAGTCGGGCGAGAGGCCCCCAAGCCTTGGCACCTACCTGCTGCTCTACAACATCTTCGCGGCCACCATGCTGGGCCTTGCGTACTCAACCAACCTGGTGGAGTTCTACGTGTTCCTTGAGGGCAGCCTGATATCATCGTTCCTGCTCATAGCCTTCTATGGCTACGGTGACAGGAGGAGGATCTCACTGCTATACTTCGTCTGGACCCACATAGGTGCCGTGGTCTTCCTGACTGGAGTCCTCTACCTGGGTTACCTCACTCACAGCTTCGACTACTTGACCTTATTGAACGGGCAGCTGGTTTCCGTGGGCTCGGTTGAGTACATAGGCTCGGCGGCGACGCTGATAGCCGCGCTGCTGCTCTTCGGCCTCTTCGTTAAGATGGCCGTCTTCGGGGTTCACATGTGGCTCCCCTACGCGCACGCTGAGGCGCCAACGCCCATCTCCGCCCTTCTGTCGCCTAACCTCATAGGCCTTGCAGGCTACGCGATAGCGAGGTTCGTCATACCTCTCTTCCCGACCCAGATGGAGAGCTGGCGCGACTTCCTGCTGGGCCTTGCGTTCACAACAATAATATACGCGGGCCTTGTGTCGCTCAGGCAGACCGACTTCAAGAGGTTCCTGGCATACTCGAGCATAAGCCAGATGGGCTACATGCTCCTGGGGCTTGCAACCCTTAACGAGTATGGCATTATGGGCGCCATGCTGATCTACCTATCGCATGCCATAGGCAAGGCCCTGCTCTTCATGTCAGCCGGAGTCTTCATAACCGAGGCCCACGGGCTCAGGGACATAACTAAGATGGGCGGCCTCGCGAGGAGGTACCCACTAGTGGCAGCCCTGGCCCTTTTTGGCTTCATGAACTTAGCTGGGCTGCCGCCTAGCATTGGCATGTGGAGCGAGATATTTGTAGTGCTCGGGGTCGTCAAGTCATTACTGTTCATAAACCTGGCCACTATGTTCGGGCTGAGCCTTTTACTCATAGTTGCACTGACGATAACGGCCGCGTACTCCTTTATAACCATGAGGAGAGTTTTCTATGGCCAGCCAAGGTCAAAGGTTGAGGCCAGGGAGCGCGTTGACGGCTTCAAGCTAGCCATGCTGGCCGTGGCGGTATTTGGAGTTGTTTTCTTCTTAGCTATAAACCCGCTCACGACAGGCCTTAGCGCCGCAATATCCCACGTGGTTCTCCTCTCGGGATTTGGAGGTGGTCCATAA
- a CDS encoding NADH-quinone oxidoreductase subunit K, which yields MILVDSFVGATLFVTSAIIMAIGAYGLTASNNLLRQLLSVEVIFNGLLLLVIPLLSGFAALAAYFGIIVISVVSVEVVVVVSILIAFLRQYRSLSSSDLEESEV from the coding sequence GTGATCCTTGTAGACTCGTTTGTAGGAGCTACGCTCTTCGTGACCTCAGCCATTATAATGGCGATTGGGGCCTACGGCCTGACCGCGTCAAATAATCTGCTGAGGCAGCTGCTGTCAGTTGAGGTCATATTCAATGGGCTGCTGCTCCTTGTCATACCCTTGCTCTCGGGCTTCGCGGCCCTTGCAGCTTACTTTGGCATAATAGTTATTTCTGTGGTCTCTGTGGAGGTGGTGGTAGTGGTCTCCATACTCATAGCTTTTCTGAGGCAGTACAGGTCGCTTTCATCCAGCGACCTAGAGGAGTCGGAGGTGTGA
- a CDS encoding NADH-quinone oxidoreductase subunit J, with protein sequence MSGESIDLPLYAIVLSIMAIASAMLVVRLKDLVYASITLAILGSFTAALLAVAGFGLVSAYLVLVYVGAAVMFIVISISMIGPQGQESFDSFRGLTVAAALATFIITVVVISELYRLFTVPPSLSASAAAAGALREYLPVLALIFIGQAATVVEAISIAKRGGRK encoded by the coding sequence GTGAGCGGAGAGTCCATAGACCTGCCGTTATACGCCATAGTGCTCTCGATAATGGCCATAGCGTCAGCCATGCTTGTGGTAAGGCTTAAGGACCTGGTCTATGCCAGCATAACGCTTGCCATACTGGGCTCCTTTACGGCCGCCCTGCTTGCAGTTGCCGGGTTTGGCCTGGTCAGCGCTTACCTGGTCCTTGTGTATGTGGGGGCCGCTGTCATGTTTATAGTCATATCTATAAGCATGATAGGACCCCAGGGGCAGGAGTCCTTTGACTCCTTCAGGGGGCTTACGGTGGCCGCCGCGCTGGCAACATTTATAATAACAGTGGTTGTTATATCTGAGCTTTACAGGCTGTTTACGGTCCCTCCCTCACTGTCAGCGTCAGCGGCGGCCGCCGGGGCCCTTAGGGAGTACTTGCCCGTCCTGGCCCTCATATTCATAGGGCAGGCGGCCACGGTTGTTGAGGCGATTTCTATAGCTAAGAGGGGTGGTAGGAAGTGA